A DNA window from Drosophila pseudoobscura strain MV-25-SWS-2005 chromosome 2, UCI_Dpse_MV25, whole genome shotgun sequence contains the following coding sequences:
- the bai gene encoding transmembrane emp24 domain-containing protein bai, with protein sequence MAKATFFYFLFIGYVWPIDSVMFNLAPNTQKCLKEDIQANQLVMGEYEVSDVPGQIIDYVARDTKGHILSQKEHITKGKFSFMSEVYDAYEICFISKVPPHQRGIPQEVSLMTKKGVETKSYEGIGEASKLKPLEVDLKRLEDLSDSIVRDFILMRKREEEMRDTNEKTNSRVLFFSIFSMCCLLGLATWQVLYLRRYFKAKKLIE encoded by the exons ATGGCAAAAGCAacgtttttttattttttattcatcGGATATGTTTGGCCAATTGACAGTGTTATGTTTAACCTGGCGCCAAACACCCAAAAGTGCCTCAAAGAAGACATTCAGGCAAATCAATTGGTAATGGGGGAATACGAAGTTTCCGATGTGCCCGGCCAAATCATCGACTATGTT GCACGGGACACAAAAGGACATATATTGTCACAAAAGGAGCACATTACCAAAGGAAAATTCAGTTTTATGTCAGAAGTATATGACGCCTACGAAATATGCTTCATCTCAAAAGTACCACCAC ATCAACGAGGGATTCCGCAAGAGGTTTCGCTAATGACAAAAAAAGGTGTAGAAACAAAAAGCTACGAGGGT ATTGGTGAGGCTTCCAAATTGAAACCTCTTGAAGTCGACCTTAAACGCTTGGAAGACCTTTCCGATTCAATAGTGCGGGATTTTATTCTAATGCGCAAGCGAGAGGAAGAAATGCGTGACACAAATG aaaaaacaaatagtCGAGTCCTATTCTTTAGCATTTTCAGCATGTGCTGTTTGCTTGGTTTGGCTACGTGGCAAGTCCTGTATCTTCGCAGA
- the Ythdf gene encoding YTH domain-containing family protein isoform X1, whose product MSGVDQMKISGNTAKSVEERNIPWSQQVDEASYENLSSPNDEFSVHENSMQFQYPPFNLKENYNLPWSNMKGRQISTDHDSYKRHGHSIINNTRRDDHQIPSWNPKKLFETSCALQPNRNENEYRSTQIDNRTCDEAEFHGAVAAPKKTTWASIASQPAKLSSRAASTTSNHKKKGPGMPPPPMVPGKHNLDVNVWDLPNNKPPPVPTPTSPIDLVYSDFNSDFSKSSNTEPLLGARSEKAYKDSENLHNYENKSLANISNSSRIKVSPKCQTRKNLGAHPVHQPVGPQLSNLETHGSSIRRPEGVNLTNRNTDRTGSFSSSRSDFESTSKCKYLDQNSSRPIEPPVTEEIPVDPQLLLEELKDKNNYNPKLMDLNKATTARFFVIKSYSEDDIHRSIKYEIWCSTDHGNKRLDDAFKERHKEGGHILLFFSVNGSGHFCGMAQMMTPVDYNSTSSVWSQDKWKGKFKVKWIYVKDVPNTKLRHIRLENNDNKSVTNSRDTQEVPNDKGIEVLQILHCYNHITSIFDDFSHYEKKQEEEVSSKRPPMHVHDGNNHVKPPLSRSFSRNCDNKERERDNRGSVMSQKHFIAGGAGASFRNVVHKSASGSGGFNINYTEYRRGFDIKKTFSSGYHLKNRETVEFERENECGTQHVSKNRKNEYQQNNAIKSNLKNRDRDFSTEQMKIDVRFRTGLCTSKDMTRNTDKGPKQ is encoded by the exons ATGTCAGGCGTGGATCAg atgAAAATATCAGGAAATACAG CAAAATCGGTTGAGGAGCGTAATATACCATGGAGCCAACAAGTTGATGAGGCATCGTATGAAAATTTATCTTCTCCCAACGATGAATTCTCTG TACATGAAAACTCGATGCAATTCCAATATCCGCCGTTTAACCTTAAAGAGAACTATAATTTACCATGGAGTAACATGAAGGGTCGACAAATTTCTACAGACCATG ATTCATATAAAAGACATGGACATAgtattattaataatacacGACGAGACGACCACCAAATACCTTCTTGGAATCCAAAAAAACTGTTTGAAACGAGTTGTGCACTGCAG CCAAATCGTAATGAAAACGAATACCGGTCAACGCAAATTGACAACCGCACATGCGATGAAGCAGAATTTCATGGAGCTGTGGCAGCACCCAAAAAGACAACCTGGGCGTCTATTGCATCGCAGCCGGCTAAACTGTCATCAAGA GCTGCATCGACTACTTCcaatcataaaaaaaagggTCCTGGtatgccaccaccaccaatgGTACCCGGAAAACACAATTTAGATGTTAATGTATGGGACTTACCAAACAATAAGCCACCGCCTGTACCGACACCAACATCACCGATTGATTTGGTTTATTCTGATTTTAACTCGGATTTTTCAAAATCATCCAACACAGAGCCTCTTCTAGGGGCACGATCTGAAAAGGCTTATAAAGACTcggaaaatttgcataattacgAGAACAAAAGTTTGGCTAACATAAGTAATTCCAGCAGAATAAAGGTATCTCCAAAATGCCAAACTCGCAAAAATTTGGGAGCACATCCGGTACATCAGCCAGTAGGTCCTCAATTGAGTAATTTGGAAACTCACGGGTCATCTATCCGACGACCCGAAGGTGTTAATCTTACAAATCGGAATACTGACCGTACAGGCAGCTTTTCTAGTTCCCGCAGTGATTTTGAAAGTACATCCAAGTGTAAATATCTGGATCAAAACAGTTCTCGACCAATAGAACCGCCTGTAACTGAAGAGATTCCTGTTGATCCACAATTACTGTTGGAAGAATtaaaagacaaaaacaattaCAATCCAAAACTAATGGACTTAAACAAAGCCACAACAGCACG tttttttgtcATCAAATCGTATTCTGAAGATGATATCCACCGTAGTATAAAGTACGAAATTTGGTGCTCAACTGATCATGGAAATAAGCGATTGGATGATGCTTTCAAAGAGAGACATAAAGAAGGTGGACATATTTTGCTATTCTTTTCTGTGAATGGGTCTGGCCATTTTTGTGGGATGGCGCAGATGATGACTCCAGTAGATTACAATTCTACTTCAAGCGTTTGGTCTCAAGACAAATGGAAAGGCAAGTTTAAGGTAAAATGGATATATGTAAAAGATGTACCTAATACGAAACTCCGCCACATCCGTCTGgaaaacaacgacaacaagtCAGTGACGAATTCTAGAGATACCCAGGAAGTGCCAAATGACAAAGGCATTGAGGTGTTACAAATATTGCACTGCTACAACCATATTACGTCCATTTTCGACGATTTTTCTCATTACGAGAAgaaacaagaagaagaagtcTCTTCGAAGCGTCCGCCAATGCATGTCCATGATGGCAATAATCATGTCAAACCACCTTTAAGTCGCAGTTTTAGTCGAAACTGTGACAATAAAGAAAGGGAACGCGATAACCGCGGCAGTGTCATGTCCCAAAAACATTTCAtcgctggaggagctggagctagtTTCCGTAATGTAGTTCATAAAAGTGCCTCGGGAAGCGGGGGCTTTAACATCAACTACACTGAATATCGTCGTGGCTTTgacataaaaaaaacttttagTAGTGGTTATCACTTAAAAAATAGAGAAACCGTGGAATTTGAGAGAGAAAACGAATGTGGAACTCAGCATGTttcgaaaaacagaaaaaatgaATATCAACAAAATAATGCCATTAAAAGCAATTTAAAGAATCGTGATCGAGATTTCAGTACTGAACAAATGAAAATCGACGTACGCTTTCGTACTGGTCTGTGCACATCCAAGGATATGACAAGA AACACTGATAAAGGTCCGAAGCAATGA
- the Ythdf gene encoding YTH domain-containing family protein isoform X2, which translates to MPNRNENEYRSTQIDNRTCDEAEFHGAVAAPKKTTWASIASQPAKLSSRAASTTSNHKKKGPGMPPPPMVPGKHNLDVNVWDLPNNKPPPVPTPTSPIDLVYSDFNSDFSKSSNTEPLLGARSEKAYKDSENLHNYENKSLANISNSSRIKVSPKCQTRKNLGAHPVHQPVGPQLSNLETHGSSIRRPEGVNLTNRNTDRTGSFSSSRSDFESTSKCKYLDQNSSRPIEPPVTEEIPVDPQLLLEELKDKNNYNPKLMDLNKATTARFFVIKSYSEDDIHRSIKYEIWCSTDHGNKRLDDAFKERHKEGGHILLFFSVNGSGHFCGMAQMMTPVDYNSTSSVWSQDKWKGKFKVKWIYVKDVPNTKLRHIRLENNDNKSVTNSRDTQEVPNDKGIEVLQILHCYNHITSIFDDFSHYEKKQEEEVSSKRPPMHVHDGNNHVKPPLSRSFSRNCDNKERERDNRGSVMSQKHFIAGGAGASFRNVVHKSASGSGGFNINYTEYRRGFDIKKTFSSGYHLKNRETVEFERENECGTQHVSKNRKNEYQQNNAIKSNLKNRDRDFSTEQMKIDVRFRTGLCTSKDMTRNTDKGPKQ; encoded by the exons ATG CCAAATCGTAATGAAAACGAATACCGGTCAACGCAAATTGACAACCGCACATGCGATGAAGCAGAATTTCATGGAGCTGTGGCAGCACCCAAAAAGACAACCTGGGCGTCTATTGCATCGCAGCCGGCTAAACTGTCATCAAGA GCTGCATCGACTACTTCcaatcataaaaaaaagggTCCTGGtatgccaccaccaccaatgGTACCCGGAAAACACAATTTAGATGTTAATGTATGGGACTTACCAAACAATAAGCCACCGCCTGTACCGACACCAACATCACCGATTGATTTGGTTTATTCTGATTTTAACTCGGATTTTTCAAAATCATCCAACACAGAGCCTCTTCTAGGGGCACGATCTGAAAAGGCTTATAAAGACTcggaaaatttgcataattacgAGAACAAAAGTTTGGCTAACATAAGTAATTCCAGCAGAATAAAGGTATCTCCAAAATGCCAAACTCGCAAAAATTTGGGAGCACATCCGGTACATCAGCCAGTAGGTCCTCAATTGAGTAATTTGGAAACTCACGGGTCATCTATCCGACGACCCGAAGGTGTTAATCTTACAAATCGGAATACTGACCGTACAGGCAGCTTTTCTAGTTCCCGCAGTGATTTTGAAAGTACATCCAAGTGTAAATATCTGGATCAAAACAGTTCTCGACCAATAGAACCGCCTGTAACTGAAGAGATTCCTGTTGATCCACAATTACTGTTGGAAGAATtaaaagacaaaaacaattaCAATCCAAAACTAATGGACTTAAACAAAGCCACAACAGCACG tttttttgtcATCAAATCGTATTCTGAAGATGATATCCACCGTAGTATAAAGTACGAAATTTGGTGCTCAACTGATCATGGAAATAAGCGATTGGATGATGCTTTCAAAGAGAGACATAAAGAAGGTGGACATATTTTGCTATTCTTTTCTGTGAATGGGTCTGGCCATTTTTGTGGGATGGCGCAGATGATGACTCCAGTAGATTACAATTCTACTTCAAGCGTTTGGTCTCAAGACAAATGGAAAGGCAAGTTTAAGGTAAAATGGATATATGTAAAAGATGTACCTAATACGAAACTCCGCCACATCCGTCTGgaaaacaacgacaacaagtCAGTGACGAATTCTAGAGATACCCAGGAAGTGCCAAATGACAAAGGCATTGAGGTGTTACAAATATTGCACTGCTACAACCATATTACGTCCATTTTCGACGATTTTTCTCATTACGAGAAgaaacaagaagaagaagtcTCTTCGAAGCGTCCGCCAATGCATGTCCATGATGGCAATAATCATGTCAAACCACCTTTAAGTCGCAGTTTTAGTCGAAACTGTGACAATAAAGAAAGGGAACGCGATAACCGCGGCAGTGTCATGTCCCAAAAACATTTCAtcgctggaggagctggagctagtTTCCGTAATGTAGTTCATAAAAGTGCCTCGGGAAGCGGGGGCTTTAACATCAACTACACTGAATATCGTCGTGGCTTTgacataaaaaaaacttttagTAGTGGTTATCACTTAAAAAATAGAGAAACCGTGGAATTTGAGAGAGAAAACGAATGTGGAACTCAGCATGTttcgaaaaacagaaaaaatgaATATCAACAAAATAATGCCATTAAAAGCAATTTAAAGAATCGTGATCGAGATTTCAGTACTGAACAAATGAAAATCGACGTACGCTTTCGTACTGGTCTGTGCACATCCAAGGATATGACAAGA AACACTGATAAAGGTCCGAAGCAATGA
- the LOC4802126 gene encoding purine nucleoside phosphorylase isoform X2 yields MLNGRLHDIMPTNINYRANIWAMRKLGCTHILVTHSLSSLREDIMPGDFVVPNDLIDHTTRRAQTFYDGALGSPFGVCHLPMYPAFCERTRQHLLNAAQELDLATHSKATVLTLEGPRYSTLAENNIYRKWGADLLSMTLSPEATLAKEAGILYASIGLVTNIECWCANQPIATTHEIIYVFKNKVEKLQQVLSKAIANISKEDWSEDILKAKILVCSNFANRNK; encoded by the exons ATGCT AAATGGCCGTTTGCATGATATCATGCCGACAAATATTAACTATAGAGCTAACATTTGGGCCATGCGTAAATTAGGATGCACACACATCTTGGTAACCCACAGCCTTAGTTCTTTGCGGGAGGATATTATGCCAGGAGACTTTGTCGTGCCAAACGATTTAATAGATCACACAACAAGGCGTGCTCAGACTTTCTATGATGGTGCACTGGGCAGTCCCTTTGGTGTCTGTCATCTACCAATGTATCCTGCATTCTGCGAGCGTACAAGGCAGCATCTTCTAAATGCTGCACAAGAACTTGACCTCGCCACGCACTCCAAGGCAACAGTTCTTACACTCGAAGGACCTCGCTATTCGACACTTGCTGAAAACAATATATATCGCAAATGGGGAGCAGATCTGCTCAGTATGACTCTGTCTCCTGAAGCCACCTTGGCCAAGGAAGCGGGCATATTATATGCCTCGATAGGGCTGGTTACTAACATTGAGTGCTGGTGCGCAAACCAACCAATTGCAACCACCCATGAAATAATATATGTGTTTAAAAACAAAGTGGAAAAACTCCAACAGGTACTGAGCAAAGCAAtagcaaatatttcaaaagaGGACTGGTCTGAAGATATTTTGAAAGCTAAG ATATTGGTGTGCAGTAATTTTGCAAAtcgcaataaataa
- the LOC4802126 gene encoding purine nucleoside phosphorylase isoform X1 has translation MENNLEPINEDPFPIKIGIIGDADLDTTISLQDRMEYAVCTPFGKPSDIIIEGLIDGVKCALLCRNGRLHDIMPTNINYRANIWAMRKLGCTHILVTHSLSSLREDIMPGDFVVPNDLIDHTTRRAQTFYDGALGSPFGVCHLPMYPAFCERTRQHLLNAAQELDLATHSKATVLTLEGPRYSTLAENNIYRKWGADLLSMTLSPEATLAKEAGILYASIGLVTNIECWCANQPIATTHEIIYVFKNKVEKLQQVLSKAIANISKEDWSEDILKAKILVCSNFANRNK, from the exons ATGGAAAACAATTTAGAACCGATAAATGAAGATCCTTTCCCAATTAAAATTGGAATAATTGGAGACGCTGATCTGGATACAACAATCTCACTACAAGATCGAATGGAATATGCTGTGTGTACGCCTTTTGGAAAACCTTCTGACATTATAATTGAAGGCTTAATCGATGGCGTAAAATGTGCCCTTCTCTGTAGAAATGGCCGTTTGCATGATATCATGCCGACAAATATTAACTATAGAGCTAACATTTGGGCCATGCGTAAATTAGGATGCACACACATCTTGGTAACCCACAGCCTTAGTTCTTTGCGGGAGGATATTATGCCAGGAGACTTTGTCGTGCCAAACGATTTAATAGATCACACAACAAGGCGTGCTCAGACTTTCTATGATGGTGCACTGGGCAGTCCCTTTGGTGTCTGTCATCTACCAATGTATCCTGCATTCTGCGAGCGTACAAGGCAGCATCTTCTAAATGCTGCACAAGAACTTGACCTCGCCACGCACTCCAAGGCAACAGTTCTTACACTCGAAGGACCTCGCTATTCGACACTTGCTGAAAACAATATATATCGCAAATGGGGAGCAGATCTGCTCAGTATGACTCTGTCTCCTGAAGCCACCTTGGCCAAGGAAGCGGGCATATTATATGCCTCGATAGGGCTGGTTACTAACATTGAGTGCTGGTGCGCAAACCAACCAATTGCAACCACCCATGAAATAATATATGTGTTTAAAAACAAAGTGGAAAAACTCCAACAGGTACTGAGCAAAGCAAtagcaaatatttcaaaagaGGACTGGTCTGAAGATATTTTGAAAGCTAAG ATATTGGTGTGCAGTAATTTTGCAAAtcgcaataaataa